A genomic segment from Bradyrhizobium sp. ISRA430 encodes:
- a CDS encoding DUF3606 domain-containing protein, which produces MARSEKQTIRGRNQDRALVAGREDYEVRYEAKKTRKSGAAVKKAVKKVGSSRKRVEKRLGR; this is translated from the coding sequence ATGGCACGATCGGAAAAGCAGACGATCCGAGGGCGCAACCAGGACCGTGCGCTAGTAGCGGGGAGAGAGGACTATGAGGTTCGGTACGAAGCGAAGAAAACTCGCAAGTCCGGGGCAGCGGTGAAGAAGGCGGTCAAGAAGGTTGGCAGTAGTCGGAAGCGAGTCGAGAAGCGGCTCGGGCGTTGA
- a CDS encoding DUF3309 family protein, whose protein sequence is MLSTILVIILILLLIGALPTWPYSAGWGYYPGGGIGLILIIVVVLALAGRI, encoded by the coding sequence ATGTTGTCAACAATCCTCGTTATCATTTTGATCCTGTTGTTGATTGGAGCATTGCCAACGTGGCCTTACAGCGCTGGCTGGGGCTACTATCCCGGCGGCGGAATTGGCTTGATCCTCATTATCGTGGTCGTTTTAGCGCTCGCTGGGCGCATTTGA
- a CDS encoding CsbD family protein, with protein MDWNRIEGNWKQFKGAAREKWGKLTDDDLDTIEGHREQLEGKLQQRYGMAKDQIRKDVDDWLKSLH; from the coding sequence ATGGACTGGAACCGAATCGAAGGCAATTGGAAGCAATTCAAAGGTGCGGCCAGGGAGAAATGGGGCAAGCTTACTGACGACGACCTCGACACGATCGAGGGTCACCGCGAACAGCTGGAGGGCAAGCTGCAACAACGTTACGGCATGGCCAAGGACCAGATCCGTAAGGACGTCGATGACTGGCTCAAGTCGCTACACTAG